The following coding sequences lie in one Vanacampus margaritifer isolate UIUO_Vmar chromosome 16, RoL_Vmar_1.0, whole genome shotgun sequence genomic window:
- the LOC144036417 gene encoding immunoglobulin superfamily member 11 — protein MSGQRPVWFSHRFLSAMGAPGPRTLWTLCVCFTALRTNALRVTMRESAVEVVRGDFVILPCSFFTSSPLSRLNIIWTLAPFSSPESPIQVIVYDHGQIIEDPSLIGRVGFTGIPWSADIMVNDTRVSDAGIYRCMVNNPPETADPGIGELLLTVLVAPSLPACQWDGNMDAGGSVTLSCSVAEGVPTPEMRWDKLNPEEISLPINMEGELSGSVQIVNVSSQTSGLYRCSTSNVLGTENCYVNLSVYSAVAGSSSGILQGVLLTLSMSLMLLALLVLVTWLHRTGQDGPWRVSKEEEEEEEGYNVIRYTPSLMKRSFV, from the exons ATGAGCGGGCAGAGGCCGGTTTGGTTCTCACACCGCTTCCTGTCAGCCATGGGTGCCCCCGGACCACGCACGCTCTGGACCCTCTGCGTGTGCTTCACGGCCCTGCGGACAA ATGCTCTGAGGGTAACCATGAGGGAGTCGGCGGTGGAAGTGGTCCGAGGGGATTTCGTCATCCTGCCTTGTTCCTTCTTCACCTCCAGCCCGCTCTCCCGACTCAACATTATCTGGACCCTGGCTCCCTTCTCCAGTCCGGAATCTCCCATTCAG GTGATCGTGTACGATCATGGCCAGATCATAGAAGACCCCTCCCTCATTGGCAGGGTGGGCTTTACAG GTATCCCGTGGAGTGCAGACATCATGGTGAACGACACTCGCGTGTCCGACGCTGGCATTTATCGCTGCATGGTCAACAACCCTCCAGAGACGGCAGATCCCGGCATAGGAGAACTGCTTCTCACAGTTTTAG TGGCACCTTCGCTCCCCGCGTGCCAGTGGGACGGCAACATGGACGCCGGCGGCAGCGTCACCTTGTCCTGTTCGGTGGCCGAGGGCGTTCCAACTCCGGAGATGCGCTGGGATAAACTCAACCCCGAGGAAATTTCACTACCCATCAACATGGAGG GTGAGCTGTCAGGTTCAGTCCAGATTGTCAACGTGTCCTCGCAGACGTCTGGCCTGTATCGTTGCTCCACCTCCAACGTCCTGGGAACGGAGAACTGCTACGTCAACCTTTCCGTCTACAGCG CAGTGGCAGGGAGTTCCTCGGGCATCCTGCAGGGGGTGCTGCTGACTCTGTCCATGAGCCTGATGCTGCTGGCCCTGCTGGTGCTCGTGACGTGGCTTCATCGAACGGGCCAGGATGGCCCATGGAGGGTCTccaaggaggaagaggaagaggaggaaggctACAATGTGATCCGATACACTCCGTCCCTGATGAAGCGTTCTTTTGTGTAA